The Acidovorax sp. RAC01 genomic sequence GTGCAGTGCAAACGCGCCTGACTCGCGCAATGCTGCAAATGACGCGGGCGAAACGCTTTCGTGCTGCTCCGTGCCTGGTGCAGCGCTGGCCGCGGGCGGGCGGCTGATAGTGCGCTGCGCCCAGTGCAACGGGAAGCCGTCGGGGAGGTGGGCGCGCAGCCAGCCCAGAAGGCTGTCCTTGCCCGCACCCGAGGGGCCCATCACATACACCAGCCGCGCCACCATCACGCACCCATCTCCAGCTGGTCCAGCAGCACGAAGTCGGCACCCGGCGTGGGCTCGGCAAAGATCGCCAGGCTGTTGAACTGCAACGTGGGCAGGTCTGAAAAAAACTGCTGTGCTGCGTCCAGCACCAGGTCGGCTGTGCGCGCATCCACCTGCCCGAGGTCGCCCGTGAGCGACAGGTGAAAGCGGAACTCCTCCAGAACGAAGGGGTAGCCCCAGCGCTGCAGCAGGTCGTCCTGCCGGGGCGTCAGCCCCGTCGCACGCCGCCGCGCCAGCGCCGCATCGTCCAGCGGTGCCGCGAGCGGCTGCAGTTGCGTCACGCACGCGGCCGCCACGGCCTGCACCTGTGCGTTGGCCGCGGGGGAGGGCATGGGCACCAGCGCCAGAAAGTCGTCAATGCGCTCGACCTGCAGGGGGGGCAAGGCAAACCTCTTGAGGCTGCTGGCCAGAGCCTGCACGGCCTGGTGCAGGTCCACCCAGTGGGTGCCCGGCGCCAGGGCAAACGGCGCCTTCAGGGTGCCGTGCCAGCCATAGCGGCGCGGTGCGGCAGTCAGCCGCTGCAGGTCCGCGGGTGCCACGCCGTGGATGTCCAGTTGCGGCAACGGCTGCAGCTGCGCGGCACAACGCCCCAGCCAGTGGCTGCCAGCCAGCCAGCCCAGCGTGCCGGGGCTGGGCGCGTAGTACACCGCGTAGCGGTGGGCGGTGGCGGGCGTGTTCGGGGGGCTTACGTCAGTGTTCATCGTGGTCAATCGTCAGTTTCACGCGGTCGCCCGCAAACCAGGCGCGGGCCCATTCGATGGGGGTTCCGCTCGGGTCCACATTCAGGCTTTCGACCTGCAGCACCGGCCGCGCCGTGGGCTGGCGCAGCTGCGCAGCCACTTCGGCAGTGGGCAGCTCGGCAGTGATGCGGCTCTCGCGCCGGGTGTAGTCGGCCACGCCGTGGGCGGCAAAGCCGGCGGTGATGGAGCCGGTTTCGCGCACCACCTGGGCCAGGTTGGCGAAGCGCGGCAGCGGAAAGTAGCGCTCGCTCAGGTGCAGCGGCTGGCCTTCGGCCTCGCCCATCACGCGCAGCGCCAGCAGCGGGCTGCGTGCGGGCACCTGCAGCGCACGCGCCAAGGCGGCGGTGGCGCGCACGGTGTCTTCACCCAGCACCACCAGGCTGCCGCGCAAACCCGCCTGGGCCAGGCCCTGCTGGTGGCGCGTGCGTTTGCCCAGCACCAGGTCCACCGCGAAGTCTTCCACATACGTGCCGCTGCCCTGCGTGATACGCACCAGCCCCTGGCTGCACAGGCTGGCGAGCGACCGGCGGATGGTGTGCCGGTTCACGCCAAACTGCTCGGCGAGCGCGTGCTCGGACGGCAGGCGCTCGCCGGGGGCATAGGTGCCGCTGCCAATGGCTTCGGCCAGCTCGGTGGCAATCCGCGTCCAGAAGCTGTCGCGTGCCGGGCGCGGTGGTGGTGATGCAGCGTGTTGAAGCAGGGTGGAGGCAAGTGTGTTGGCTGTCATGAAACGTACATGCGCGCTCTTTAAGCTGGCGCCAGTTGTTCAATTTGTCTATACAACTTTCAGAGTACCACTTTCATGTTTCAAGCCTTTGACAACCCGGGCCCCGGCAGGCCGCTGCAGCGCGCGCAGTGGATGGCGCTGCTGGCCCGCGCGCCGCTTGGCCTGCTCGAATCGGCCCTGCAGGACGACGCCCGCCGACCCGCCCGCTGGCTGCGTGCCCCCGAAACCGGCCTGATGATGGTGCAGGGCCGCGCGGGCGGTACGGGTGAGCGCTTCAACCTGGGTGAAGTCACCGTGACCCGATGCGCCTTGCGGGTGGAGGCGCCCTCCCAGGGTGCCGATGCGGACGATGCCACTGTGGGCGTGGCTTATGTGCTGGGCCGCTCGCACCGTCAGGTGCAGCTGGCCGCCTTGGCCGATGCCCTGCTGCAAGACCCTGCACGCCAGGCAGCCCTGGACGCACAGCTGCTGGAGCCCATCCGCAGCCACCTGCGCAACGCCCAGGCCGCGCGCCAGGCCCGTGCCGCCAGCACCAAGGTGGACTTTTTCACCGTGGCCCGTGAAAGCGGCGCAGACACCGACGAGGACGACGAATGAACACCCCCACCCTCGCGTCCCTGGGCGCTGGATTCTCCAACGAGGCATTTGGCAGCCAGGCGGTGTTTCGGGCTGTGCTGCAGGCACTGTCACACCCTGGCCGCCCCGTGGCGGTAGCGCATGACGCGCAAACACCCACCGCCGGGCACGCCGCATCCGCCGTCGCACTCCTGGCCCTGCTCGACAGCGACTGCACCCTGTGGCTGTCGCCCCGCCTGGCCGCCAGCGGTGCAGCCGCGTGGCTGCGCTTTCACACCGGATGCACGCTGGTCAGCAACCCCGGCGATGCGCGCTTTGTGTGGGTGGGCGAAGGCGATGCGTTGCCCCCGCTCAGCAGCCTGGCGCAAGGCACCGACATCTACCCCGACCAGTCTGCGACCTGTGTGGTGGACGTGGCGCGCATGGACGACGCTGCGGATCACGCAGAGGCCTGGCGCCTCACCGGCCCGGGTATCCAGCACCACGCCACGCTGA encodes the following:
- a CDS encoding DUF1045 domain-containing protein, which gives rise to MNTDVSPPNTPATAHRYAVYYAPSPGTLGWLAGSHWLGRCAAQLQPLPQLDIHGVAPADLQRLTAAPRRYGWHGTLKAPFALAPGTHWVDLHQAVQALASSLKRFALPPLQVERIDDFLALVPMPSPAANAQVQAVAAACVTQLQPLAAPLDDAALARRRATGLTPRQDDLLQRWGYPFVLEEFRFHLSLTGDLGQVDARTADLVLDAAQQFFSDLPTLQFNSLAIFAEPTPGADFVLLDQLEMGA
- the phnF gene encoding phosphonate metabolism transcriptional regulator PhnF; its protein translation is MTANTLASTLLQHAASPPPRPARDSFWTRIATELAEAIGSGTYAPGERLPSEHALAEQFGVNRHTIRRSLASLCSQGLVRITQGSGTYVEDFAVDLVLGKRTRHQQGLAQAGLRGSLVVLGEDTVRATAALARALQVPARSPLLALRVMGEAEGQPLHLSERYFPLPRFANLAQVVRETGSITAGFAAHGVADYTRRESRITAELPTAEVAAQLRQPTARPVLQVESLNVDPSGTPIEWARAWFAGDRVKLTIDHDEH
- the phnG gene encoding phosphonate C-P lyase system protein PhnG, with the translated sequence MFQAFDNPGPGRPLQRAQWMALLARAPLGLLESALQDDARRPARWLRAPETGLMMVQGRAGGTGERFNLGEVTVTRCALRVEAPSQGADADDATVGVAYVLGRSHRQVQLAALADALLQDPARQAALDAQLLEPIRSHLRNAQAARQARAASTKVDFFTVARESGADTDEDDE
- the phnH gene encoding phosphonate C-P lyase system protein PhnH; this encodes MNTPTLASLGAGFSNEAFGSQAVFRAVLQALSHPGRPVAVAHDAQTPTAGHAASAVALLALLDSDCTLWLSPRLAASGAAAWLRFHTGCTLVSNPGDARFVWVGEGDALPPLSSLAQGTDIYPDQSATCVVDVARMDDAADHAEAWRLTGPGIQHHATLNVAGLPDDFEHQWAVNHGVFPCGVDVLLGTPTHIVGLPRTTCISTHTAALHGAEV